From Echinicola soli, a single genomic window includes:
- the tnpC gene encoding IS66 family transposase: MENKGTDYKKLYEEALLTVSEKEDAIADLQSELDKLRRYIFGTKSEKRTGSTDQNQLGIFELGTTKAVQEELSESVSVQEQKPAPKKRAKGTGRMSLPEELEREEIVIEPAESTEGCVRIGEEITEVLEVVPACFYVKRYIRPKYARPNGEGIIIGTLPDRVIEKGIPSESVIAQLTVDKYVYGMPLHRQIDKYSKMGVRIPASSASDWVMRGWEQLRPLWELLSLVVISQKYLQVDETPIKVLDRDHKNGIHKGYMWLYHAPVDRLVLFDYRKGRDRSGPKEMLTDFKGIIQTDGWKVYDSLYGNHPDIHLTFCMAHARRYFVDAVKDYAEQANHVLDEIQQLYALEQRMREEALDWEGRTRERKIHAVPVLERLGKWLEENQYRYRPGSPLGKAIDYARSRWAGLSAYTLHGQMELDNNLVENAVRPLAIGRKAFLFAGSHQAAEMTAAMYSFMASCKKNNVNEFEWLKDVFERIQSHKQKDLYQLLPSNWKQYRPK; this comes from the coding sequence ATGGAAAACAAGGGAACCGACTACAAAAAACTGTATGAAGAAGCCTTGTTGACCGTGTCCGAAAAAGAAGACGCCATCGCCGACCTACAGTCGGAACTGGACAAACTCCGCAGGTATATTTTTGGCACCAAAAGCGAGAAACGGACGGGCAGTACCGACCAGAACCAGCTGGGGATTTTTGAACTGGGCACCACCAAAGCAGTACAGGAGGAGCTCTCAGAATCGGTATCCGTGCAGGAACAGAAGCCTGCACCGAAGAAAAGGGCCAAGGGTACGGGCCGTATGAGCCTTCCCGAAGAACTTGAAAGAGAAGAGATCGTGATCGAACCGGCCGAATCTACCGAAGGCTGTGTGAGGATCGGTGAGGAGATTACCGAGGTATTGGAGGTTGTTCCTGCCTGTTTCTATGTAAAGCGGTATATACGCCCAAAATATGCCAGGCCAAACGGTGAAGGGATCATCATCGGCACCTTGCCGGACAGGGTAATTGAAAAAGGTATACCTTCCGAATCGGTAATCGCCCAGCTTACTGTCGACAAATATGTCTACGGGATGCCCCTGCACAGGCAGATTGACAAGTACAGTAAAATGGGCGTACGGATACCTGCCTCAAGCGCCTCAGACTGGGTAATGAGAGGTTGGGAACAGCTCAGGCCTCTCTGGGAGCTACTCAGTCTGGTGGTCATCAGTCAAAAGTACCTCCAAGTCGATGAGACCCCGATAAAAGTCCTGGACAGGGACCATAAAAACGGTATCCATAAAGGATACATGTGGCTATACCATGCCCCGGTGGACAGATTGGTGCTCTTTGATTACAGAAAGGGAAGGGACAGATCCGGCCCCAAAGAAATGCTTACTGATTTTAAGGGTATCATCCAGACCGATGGGTGGAAAGTCTATGATTCTCTCTATGGGAACCATCCTGATATCCATTTGACTTTCTGTATGGCCCATGCGCGAAGGTACTTTGTCGATGCGGTCAAGGATTATGCCGAGCAGGCAAACCATGTTCTGGATGAGATACAGCAGCTCTATGCACTCGAACAACGGATGAGGGAAGAAGCCCTGGACTGGGAGGGGCGGACGCGGGAAAGGAAAATCCATGCCGTGCCCGTACTGGAAAGACTTGGGAAGTGGTTGGAGGAAAACCAATACAGGTACAGGCCGGGAAGCCCGCTGGGCAAGGCTATAGACTATGCCCGCTCCAGGTGGGCGGGGTTAAGTGCCTATACGCTTCACGGACAGATGGAGCTGGATAATAATCTTGTGGAAAATGCTGTCCGGCCCTTGGCAATCGGCAGAAAAGCCTTCCTTTTTGCCGGATCGCACCAAGCCGCAGAGATGACCGCAGCCATGTATTCCTTTATGGCCAGCTGCAAAAAGAACAATGTTAACGAGTTTGAATGGCTCAAAGATGTCTTTGAAAGAATACAAAGCCATAAACAAAAAGACCTTTATCAGCTCCTCCCTTCCAACTGGAAGCAGTACCGACCTAAATAA
- the tnpB gene encoding IS66 family insertion sequence element accessory protein TnpB (TnpB, as the term is used for proteins encoded by IS66 family insertion elements, is considered an accessory protein, since TnpC, encoded by a neighboring gene, is a DDE family transposase.): MSNSVRYFLYGQPTDMRFGINSLAGLVQNELGFDPMNGDIFIFIGKRSNQVRLLQWDRDGFALYIKKLEQGTFERPKLAGNMISGGQLTLLLQGVMLDSVSYRRRYDSSKRG, encoded by the coding sequence TTGTCCAACTCGGTCCGGTATTTTCTTTACGGTCAGCCGACCGACATGCGCTTTGGGATCAACTCGCTGGCCGGCCTGGTGCAAAATGAACTTGGGTTTGATCCGATGAACGGGGACATCTTCATCTTCATAGGCAAGCGGTCCAACCAGGTGCGGCTTCTCCAATGGGACAGGGACGGTTTTGCCCTGTATATCAAAAAGCTGGAACAGGGCACTTTTGAGCGGCCCAAGCTTGCGGGAAACATGATCTCGGGCGGTCAGCTGACCCTGCTCTTACAGGGGGTAATGCTCGATTCGGTGAGCTACAGAAGGCGCTATGACAGCTCAAAAAGGGGGTAA
- the tnpA gene encoding IS66 family insertion sequence element accessory protein TnpA, which yields MKSLSSEDYYVLYEEWKSSGQTKAKFAESRDLSRSTFYYWARKIGRMEVSPGHAGFDLLEISPRTGQNPAARICYPSGVVLEFYGLPDPAILRQLTE from the coding sequence ATGAAAAGTTTAAGCAGCGAAGATTACTACGTACTGTATGAGGAATGGAAATCCTCGGGACAGACAAAGGCCAAGTTTGCCGAATCACGGGACCTTTCGCGCAGCACCTTTTATTATTGGGCCAGGAAGATTGGACGGATGGAGGTATCTCCGGGACACGCTGGCTTTGACCTACTGGAGATATCCCCGCGGACTGGCCAAAATCCTGCGGCAAGGATATGTTATCCTTCGGGGGTCGTTTTGGAGTTTTATGGCCTGCCTGATCCAGCGATACTCAGGCAGCTGACCGAGTAA
- a CDS encoding NAD(P)/FAD-dependent oxidoreductase, which yields MKPTVVIGGGVVGLFTAYFLQQQGEEVIVVDKGDMEENCSTGNAGMIVPSHIVPLASPGMISKGVSWMFSSKSPFYIQPRLDRRLIDWCLQFYRHSNAKHVQQSIPYLKGISLYSKQLYLDFVAEHGNEAIKLQDRGLLMLYKTKEGEKDEAALANLARESGLNAEILSKEDIGKLEPNQEVDVRGGVYFPDDAHLSPRDLYRLLKTHLQEQGVMLKSNVTITGVEKNGRKIKAVITEGGKIDCDHLMVCAGSWSGEVAKMLGFRLPMMGGKGYSFELPNTPELKQASILTEARVSQSPYGGKVRFGGTMEISNHVDMVNIRRVQGIFESIKAYYPEFKAEFPAQDSIWKGMRPCSPDGLPYIGKAPGWENVAFGAGHSMMGVSLAPATGKLLADLKIGKLGELKMDAFAVDRYARK from the coding sequence ATGAAACCAACGGTGGTAATAGGAGGGGGCGTGGTAGGGCTCTTTACGGCTTATTTTCTCCAGCAGCAAGGAGAGGAAGTGATCGTGGTGGACAAGGGAGACATGGAGGAAAACTGCTCTACGGGCAATGCCGGAATGATCGTGCCCAGCCATATTGTGCCCTTGGCATCACCTGGCATGATCTCTAAGGGGGTTTCCTGGATGTTTTCGTCCAAGAGCCCTTTTTATATCCAGCCGCGATTGGATAGACGGTTGATTGATTGGTGCCTGCAGTTTTACCGCCATTCCAATGCCAAACATGTACAGCAATCGATTCCTTACCTCAAGGGAATCAGCCTGTACAGCAAGCAACTTTACCTGGATTTTGTAGCGGAACATGGAAATGAGGCCATAAAATTACAAGACCGTGGGTTGTTGATGCTGTATAAAACCAAGGAAGGCGAAAAGGATGAGGCAGCACTGGCGAACCTGGCCCGAGAAAGTGGTCTCAATGCGGAAATCCTTAGCAAAGAGGATATTGGGAAATTGGAGCCCAACCAAGAAGTGGATGTCAGGGGTGGGGTGTATTTCCCTGATGATGCCCATCTTTCCCCAAGGGATCTCTACCGGCTGCTCAAAACACACCTCCAAGAACAAGGGGTCATGCTAAAAAGTAATGTTACCATCACTGGGGTCGAAAAGAATGGGAGAAAAATCAAGGCTGTCATAACTGAAGGAGGAAAGATTGATTGCGATCATCTGATGGTCTGTGCAGGCTCTTGGTCAGGTGAGGTTGCAAAAATGCTGGGTTTCAGGTTGCCGATGATGGGAGGAAAGGGATACAGTTTCGAGCTGCCCAATACGCCAGAGCTGAAGCAGGCAAGTATCCTGACAGAAGCCAGGGTTTCCCAAAGTCCCTATGGCGGAAAGGTCCGTTTTGGGGGCACTATGGAAATTTCCAATCATGTGGACATGGTGAACATCCGTCGTGTCCAAGGTATTTTCGAATCGATAAAAGCTTATTATCCGGAATTTAAAGCTGAATTTCCGGCACAGGATAGCATTTGGAAGGGCATGCGCCCATGCTCTCCGGATGGATTGCCGTATATTGGAAAAGCACCGGGCTGGGAAAATGTAGCCTTTGGAGCAGGGCACAGTATGATGGGGGTCAGCCTGGCACCTGCCACCGGTAAGCTCTTGGCCGACCTCAAAATCGGAAAGCTGGGAGAGCTAAAGATGGACGCGTTTGCAGTGGATAGGTATGCGCGGAAATAA
- a CDS encoding 4-hydroxyproline epimerase, whose amino-acid sequence MKKTFSCIDAHTCGNPVRVVTGGLPFLEGEDMFEKRQFFIKHYDWIRRGLMFEPRGHDMMSGAMLYPPHDPENDVAVLYIETSGCLPMCGHGTIGTVTVAIEEGLITPKVPGKLRLETPAGLVLVSYRQKGGKVTSVKLINVPSFMISRDLTIGSEHLGELTFDVSYGGNFYAIIEPQENFGGLQDFTAEQLITMSRKLRKAINEVYEFVHPENPRINGLSHIQWIGRTLDESSHGRNAVFYGDKAIDRSPCGTGTSARMAQLYARRKLKAHEPFINESYIGSRFTGEIIGETKVGDIPAIIPSIEGWAKITGYNTIFLDDDDPYVHGFQVI is encoded by the coding sequence ATGAAAAAAACCTTTAGTTGTATTGACGCCCATACATGTGGCAATCCTGTGAGGGTGGTCACGGGCGGCCTTCCTTTTTTGGAAGGAGAGGACATGTTTGAGAAAAGACAATTTTTCATCAAACATTATGATTGGATCAGGAGAGGGTTGATGTTTGAGCCACGTGGACATGATATGATGTCAGGGGCCATGCTCTATCCTCCCCATGATCCTGAAAATGACGTTGCTGTCTTGTACATAGAAACCAGTGGCTGCCTGCCCATGTGTGGGCACGGTACCATCGGAACGGTGACAGTGGCCATCGAAGAAGGCTTGATCACACCAAAAGTGCCGGGGAAGCTCAGGTTAGAAACCCCCGCTGGGCTGGTGCTTGTAAGTTATAGGCAGAAGGGAGGGAAGGTGACCTCGGTAAAGCTGATCAATGTTCCCAGTTTTATGATTTCCAGGGATTTGACCATCGGTAGTGAGCACTTGGGAGAGCTTACCTTTGATGTTTCGTATGGAGGAAACTTCTATGCCATTATTGAGCCGCAGGAAAATTTTGGGGGATTGCAGGATTTTACGGCTGAACAGCTGATCACCATGAGCCGGAAATTACGCAAGGCGATCAACGAAGTTTATGAGTTCGTGCACCCGGAAAACCCACGAATCAATGGTCTGAGCCATATCCAGTGGATAGGTAGAACGCTGGATGAAAGTTCTCATGGACGTAACGCGGTGTTTTATGGAGACAAGGCTATCGACCGGTCACCATGTGGTACGGGTACCTCAGCACGGATGGCGCAGCTTTATGCCCGCAGAAAACTGAAAGCGCATGAGCCCTTTATCAATGAGAGCTATATAGGATCCAGGTTTACGGGCGAAATCATCGGAGAAACGAAGGTGGGAGATATCCCTGCCATTATTCCCAGTATCGAAGGCTGGGCCAAGATCACCGGCTATAATACGATCTTCTTGGATGATGACGACCCGTATGTACACGGATTTCAGGTGATTTAG
- a CDS encoding aldehyde dehydrogenase (NADP(+)), whose translation MQLDKVLHQSEVAFEQYKTISLADRASFLRAIADQLEGIKEALIPTACEESNLPEGRITGELGRTTGQIRLFAKYVVDGTWLEATIDHGDPGRTPVPKPDLRRMLVPLGPVAVFGASNFPLAFSTAGGDSISALAAGCTVVYKGHPGHPKTSLMVFEAIQKAIAEAGLPQGVFQHIEGGIAEGQALVQHPAIKAVGFTGSFKGGKALFDLANDRSEPIPVYAEMGSINPIIAFDKALGQQEQVAGQYAQSLTLGAGQFCTNPGVIFVPSSIAASFAQNTGKFLADTAGQKMLHDGIQTAYNESLDKLATSGELKWIQKAAGKETGHPALALTDLDTWIKEEALQEEVFGPFGIVVGYDSKEALLQAARSLQGQLTITLWASEEELADQGALISALQEKCGRLLFGGVPTGVEVGHAMQHGGPFPATTDSRSTSVGVYAIKRFARPFAFQNCPDSLLPDVLKDANPLGIFRTMDGVVGR comes from the coding sequence ATGCAACTAGATAAGGTATTACACCAATCTGAAGTAGCTTTTGAACAGTATAAAACCATCTCATTAGCCGATAGGGCGAGCTTTCTTAGGGCGATTGCCGACCAATTGGAAGGCATCAAGGAGGCATTGATCCCTACAGCTTGTGAGGAGTCAAACTTACCGGAGGGTAGAATTACCGGTGAATTGGGACGAACCACGGGCCAGATTCGCCTTTTTGCCAAATACGTAGTGGATGGAACCTGGCTGGAAGCCACCATTGACCATGGAGATCCGGGAAGAACACCTGTTCCCAAACCTGATCTAAGGAGGATGCTGGTACCACTGGGGCCGGTGGCAGTATTTGGGGCCAGTAATTTTCCCTTGGCATTTTCCACGGCTGGTGGAGATAGCATTTCTGCCCTTGCAGCGGGCTGTACGGTAGTGTACAAAGGACATCCCGGCCATCCGAAGACTTCATTGATGGTATTTGAAGCGATCCAAAAGGCCATTGCTGAGGCTGGTCTTCCGCAGGGAGTTTTCCAGCACATCGAAGGAGGTATTGCTGAAGGGCAGGCATTGGTACAGCATCCGGCCATTAAGGCGGTTGGGTTTACAGGATCATTTAAAGGGGGCAAAGCCCTTTTTGACCTGGCCAATGACCGTTCAGAGCCTATTCCTGTGTATGCTGAAATGGGCAGCATCAATCCGATTATTGCCTTTGATAAAGCACTGGGGCAGCAAGAACAAGTAGCTGGCCAATATGCACAGTCACTGACACTAGGCGCAGGACAATTCTGTACCAACCCGGGAGTGATTTTTGTGCCTTCTAGTATTGCAGCGTCCTTTGCCCAAAATACAGGCAAATTCTTGGCGGACACAGCTGGTCAGAAAATGTTGCACGACGGGATCCAAACTGCCTATAATGAAAGTCTCGATAAGCTGGCGACCTCCGGGGAGCTGAAATGGATCCAAAAGGCAGCTGGAAAAGAGACAGGCCATCCAGCGCTTGCCCTTACTGATCTGGATACATGGATCAAGGAGGAGGCGTTGCAGGAAGAGGTTTTTGGACCATTTGGGATCGTCGTTGGGTATGATAGCAAAGAAGCATTGCTCCAAGCGGCAAGATCCCTGCAAGGCCAACTGACCATTACACTATGGGCTAGCGAAGAAGAACTGGCAGATCAAGGAGCCTTGATCAGCGCCCTTCAGGAAAAATGCGGACGATTATTGTTTGGAGGAGTGCCGACGGGTGTAGAAGTAGGCCATGCCATGCAACATGGTGGGCCATTTCCCGCCACAACCGACAGCCGTAGCACATCAGTAGGGGTATATGCGATCAAGCGGTTTGCACGACCATTCGCTTTCCAAAATTGTCCAGATAGCCTCTTGCCTGACGTCCTGAAAGATGCTAATCCCTTGGGGATTTTCAGAACCATGGATGGGGTAGTTGGTAGATAG
- a CDS encoding dihydrodipicolinate synthase family protein, producing MNWNGVFPAVTTKFHGDGSIDYDTFFLNLEAQIDAGVSGVILGGTLGESSVLEDEEKIELTKRTKEKIAGRVPVVLNIAEGSTAKAIYWAKKAEEMGLDALMLLPPMRYPSDHRETVTYFKTVAKSTDLPIMIYNNPVDYKTYVTLEMFDELMECDNIQAVKESTRDVSNVTRMKTRFGDRYKILCGVDTLTMESVLMGADGLVAGLVCAFPKETVVLFDLCKERRIEEALPIYQWFLPLLELDIHPKLVQYIKLAEQLAGIGTEHVRAPRLTLVGEERERVEKLIQIGLENRPALNEIKTSI from the coding sequence ATGAATTGGAACGGAGTTTTTCCTGCGGTTACCACTAAATTCCATGGTGACGGCAGCATTGATTATGATACATTCTTCCTTAATTTGGAGGCTCAAATAGATGCAGGTGTCAGCGGGGTGATTTTGGGAGGTACATTGGGAGAATCCAGTGTGCTGGAAGACGAAGAAAAAATAGAACTGACCAAAAGGACAAAAGAAAAAATCGCTGGAAGGGTTCCCGTGGTCTTGAACATCGCCGAAGGATCCACTGCAAAAGCAATCTATTGGGCCAAAAAGGCCGAAGAAATGGGGCTGGATGCATTGATGTTGCTTCCACCGATGCGGTATCCTTCCGATCACAGGGAGACGGTGACCTATTTTAAGACCGTGGCGAAGTCCACCGATCTTCCTATCATGATCTATAACAATCCGGTGGATTACAAAACTTATGTGACCTTAGAGATGTTTGATGAACTGATGGAGTGTGACAATATCCAGGCGGTAAAAGAATCCACCAGAGATGTGTCCAATGTTACCCGGATGAAAACGAGGTTTGGTGACCGTTATAAAATTCTATGCGGCGTGGATACCCTTACCATGGAAAGTGTGCTAATGGGAGCCGATGGATTGGTTGCCGGATTGGTCTGCGCTTTCCCAAAAGAAACCGTGGTCCTTTTTGATTTGTGCAAGGAACGTAGGATTGAAGAAGCATTGCCTATTTATCAGTGGTTTTTGCCATTGCTAGAACTGGATATTCATCCTAAATTAGTGCAATATATCAAGTTGGCAGAGCAGCTCGCCGGCATTGGCACAGAACATGTGCGAGCACCAAGACTGACATTGGTAGGGGAAGAACGGGAGCGTGTCGAAAAACTCATTCAGATCGGCTTGGAAAACAGGCCGGCATTAAACGAAATCAAAACAAGTATATAA
- the xseA gene encoding exodeoxyribonuclease VII large subunit, with amino-acid sequence MQNPLSLLALNQLVQHALDTQLSPSYWVIAEIGELRDSPRGHAYLELVEKTDRQILAKIRANIWSYTYRGISSRFSSITGQSLKAGMKVLAQVSVQFHEIYGLSLNIKDIDPNFTLGEKARKRQETIDLLTKEGLINLNKQFILPQVPQRIAVISSANAAGFGDFINQVDHNREGFKVHWKLYQATLQGDQAAASMTMAIEQVEIAHQNQPFDLLVIIRGGGAQLDLDCFDDYGLAKAIANTTLPVVTGIGHERDESIADIVAHTKMKTPTAVAEFILGGLREFEDLLEKQIKQLEKITAYHLQKEDRRMAHTSILLKSLLQNHANRGHENIGLLQYRVNSLAQQTLKLRFHHLESLEEGFKKEVRNLLQQEKSNLDILGKNIQNLDPATFFRKGYTKTEINGLPINKASPQKGDTVTTYSAKTILKSTIDNVKSHE; translated from the coding sequence ATGCAAAATCCACTTTCCTTATTAGCGCTAAACCAACTCGTCCAACATGCCCTGGACACACAGCTGAGCCCCAGCTACTGGGTCATTGCGGAAATTGGAGAACTGCGGGATTCTCCCCGTGGACATGCCTATCTGGAATTGGTAGAAAAAACCGATCGGCAGATTCTTGCCAAAATCCGGGCAAACATCTGGTCATATACCTACAGGGGCATTTCCAGCAGGTTTTCTTCCATCACAGGACAATCGCTCAAAGCCGGCATGAAAGTCCTGGCACAGGTAAGCGTCCAATTTCACGAAATCTATGGCCTGAGCCTAAATATCAAGGACATCGATCCTAATTTCACCCTGGGAGAGAAAGCCAGAAAACGACAGGAAACCATTGATCTGCTCACCAAGGAAGGGCTTATCAACCTCAACAAGCAGTTCATTTTGCCACAAGTTCCCCAACGTATCGCTGTCATCAGCTCGGCAAATGCTGCGGGATTTGGGGACTTTATCAATCAGGTAGACCATAACCGTGAAGGTTTTAAGGTTCACTGGAAACTCTACCAGGCCACCCTGCAGGGAGACCAAGCGGCGGCAAGCATGACCATGGCCATTGAGCAAGTCGAAATAGCCCATCAAAACCAACCATTTGACCTGCTGGTCATCATCCGCGGGGGTGGTGCCCAGTTGGACCTGGATTGTTTTGATGATTATGGGCTGGCCAAGGCCATCGCTAACACCACGCTGCCGGTCGTCACGGGCATCGGTCACGAACGGGATGAATCCATCGCAGACATAGTGGCCCACACCAAAATGAAGACCCCTACAGCCGTAGCGGAGTTTATCCTAGGCGGTTTGAGAGAATTTGAGGACCTGTTGGAAAAACAAATTAAGCAATTGGAAAAAATCACGGCCTATCATCTGCAAAAAGAAGATCGCAGAATGGCCCACACCAGTATTCTCCTCAAAAGCCTCCTCCAAAACCACGCCAACCGTGGCCACGAAAACATTGGTTTGCTCCAATATCGGGTCAATTCACTAGCGCAGCAGACCTTAAAATTGCGATTCCACCATCTGGAGTCACTCGAAGAGGGGTTTAAAAAAGAAGTGCGCAACTTATTGCAGCAGGAAAAAAGCAATCTGGACATTCTTGGCAAAAACATACAAAACCTGGATCCTGCCACCTTTTTCAGAAAAGGCTACACCAAAACGGAAATCAACGGACTTCCCATCAACAAGGCTTCTCCCCAAAAGGGAGATACAGTGACCACCTATTCGGCCAAAACAATCCTAAAAAGTACAATTGATAACGTAAAATCCCATGAGTGA
- the xseB gene encoding exodeoxyribonuclease VII small subunit produces MSDKKNFSYDKAVARIEEIVSLLENDDKSIDELSDLVKEASKLVKDCKSKLRMTEEDILKAFGEEDH; encoded by the coding sequence ATGAGTGATAAAAAGAACTTTAGTTATGACAAGGCTGTCGCACGCATTGAAGAAATCGTCAGTCTGTTGGAAAATGATGATAAGAGTATTGATGAACTATCGGATCTGGTAAAAGAAGCCAGTAAACTGGTAAAAGACTGCAAATCCAAATTGAGAATGACAGAAGAGGATATTCTAAAAGCTTTCGGCGAGGAAGATCATTAA
- a CDS encoding TetR/AcrR family transcriptional regulator yields the protein MKAQRNEEVEQKILETANQLFFRNGFKHTTMDDISKKLGMSKKTVYQYFPGKQELLEASFNMLKTRLSLKVESILENDELSFLLKLKSMLSAIAKDLAPINPALLADMRDQVPEVWAALEDYIRTSAYLRFQRLIQAGIDQGLVASHVDKSMVVLLYASAIQNLIDPKFLGQFPKEMIDGIQTNPAKIYDQAISIIFEGILTPEAREEYMSKKG from the coding sequence ATGAAAGCGCAAAGAAACGAGGAAGTGGAACAGAAAATTCTGGAAACAGCCAACCAGCTGTTTTTTAGAAATGGTTTTAAGCATACCACCATGGATGATATCTCCAAAAAATTGGGGATGAGTAAAAAGACCGTTTATCAATATTTTCCAGGAAAGCAGGAGCTGTTAGAGGCATCATTTAATATGCTGAAAACGAGGTTGAGCCTTAAGGTGGAGAGCATTTTGGAAAATGATGAACTTAGTTTTCTGCTAAAGTTGAAGTCCATGCTGTCTGCCATTGCCAAGGACTTGGCGCCTATAAATCCAGCATTGCTGGCAGACATGAGAGACCAAGTTCCCGAGGTATGGGCCGCGCTGGAGGATTATATCCGGACTTCGGCCTACTTGCGTTTTCAGCGACTCATCCAAGCGGGAATTGATCAAGGGCTAGTCGCCTCCCATGTGGACAAAAGTATGGTGGTACTCCTTTATGCTTCTGCCATTCAGAATTTAATTGACCCAAAATTTCTGGGCCAATTTCCAAAGGAGATGATTGATGGAATACAGACCAACCCCGCCAAAATCTATGATCAGGCGATTTCCATTATTTTTGAAGGAATATTGACTCCTGAAGCCAGAGAAGAATACATGAGCAAAAAAGGTTAA